The Streptococcus sp. 29896 genome includes a region encoding these proteins:
- a CDS encoding ArsR/SmtB family transcription factor — MSQDRDYMDQVFLEYVRIAKALSSEKRLEILHRLIHGPKTVEQLTRMTDMTTANTSRHLQVLKEASLVSIERDGKYIWYSISTSTVEKLLSDIHSISEERSPMLGWIEKSYIEQDKAIQTIGLDEAKDKVFSSQAQLVDLRSVSEFELEHVDGAVNIPFSQLEEHLEELKRDKPIILYCRGLFCTYANRAAAFLNKRGYHAYSVSGTHFDWKRTREE, encoded by the coding sequence ATGAGTCAAGATCGTGACTATATGGATCAAGTATTTTTAGAATATGTTCGGATCGCCAAAGCCCTTTCTAGTGAAAAACGCTTGGAGATACTTCACCGTTTAATTCATGGCCCCAAGACGGTAGAACAGCTAACCAGAATGACCGATATGACAACAGCTAATACATCTAGGCATTTGCAAGTTCTGAAGGAAGCATCTCTCGTTTCAATTGAAAGAGACGGAAAATATATTTGGTACAGTATTTCCACCTCGACAGTAGAAAAACTCTTGTCTGATATTCATTCCATTAGTGAAGAACGGTCGCCGATGTTAGGGTGGATTGAAAAGAGTTATATTGAGCAAGATAAAGCAATCCAAACAATTGGTTTAGATGAAGCCAAGGATAAGGTCTTTTCTAGCCAGGCACAACTAGTTGATCTAAGAAGCGTTAGTGAATTTGAGCTGGAGCATGTAGATGGGGCGGTGAATATTCCCTTCAGTCAATTGGAGGAGCATTTAGAGGAATTAAAGCGCGATAAACCAATTATTCTGTATTGTAGGGGATTATTCTGTACCTATGCCAATCGGGCGGCGGCCTTTCTAAATAAGAGAGGTTATCATGCCTATAGTGTAAGTGGGACACATTTTGATTGGAAGCGAACTAGAGAGGAGTAG
- a CDS encoding YeeE/YedE family protein, with protein sequence MKHVERYSGFLLGAAILVLGPKLLSSDMLFFRLIMGVAFGYTLSRGYTGFAGSVNRAYRTGSTRLMRTMMMMFFITTLLSTAFLFNADAASYDLWVNPINLGLLLGGILFGFGMTFSSCCASGVLTDLVTALPRGLITLVFFCLGVFIGFPVQNSASWITKSWFTTEVGSKLYGGVYLPDLFAFDGLGGYLGALLFTGLLCGIVIWLSYRYENYRKQNGTYTGHFGEKIQDMEVAESLENPADEAGWYDRLFVKAWSLRKAAVILAILFTLLMGVTKAGWGASTPYGLWFGQFLMLFGIDASSLAEFTLMPEGAFSTPFFEHPISTQNFGIMLGTIFFLLTSGTFTKVAKSELKITPKQAFFFAVGGLLMGFGTRLSNGCNVGALFTPIANYSLSGWIFLVVLVAGGVLGNTVAKKLEL encoded by the coding sequence ATGAAACATGTAGAACGTTATAGCGGTTTTCTATTAGGAGCAGCTATTCTGGTTTTAGGACCAAAGTTATTGTCATCGGATATGTTATTCTTTCGTCTCATTATGGGTGTAGCTTTTGGCTACACTCTCAGTCGTGGTTACACAGGCTTTGCAGGCAGTGTCAATCGAGCATATCGAACAGGCTCTACACGGTTGATGCGTACAATGATGATGATGTTCTTTATTACAACCTTGCTTAGCACAGCTTTTCTATTCAATGCAGATGCAGCATCTTATGATTTGTGGGTGAATCCAATTAACCTAGGTCTCCTTTTAGGAGGAATTCTATTTGGTTTTGGGATGACCTTCTCATCTTGTTGTGCTTCGGGAGTGTTGACAGATTTGGTCACAGCTTTGCCTCGCGGACTGATTACCTTGGTATTTTTCTGCTTGGGAGTCTTTATAGGTTTCCCAGTACAAAATTCAGCTAGTTGGATTACTAAGTCGTGGTTTACAACAGAAGTTGGTTCGAAACTATATGGGGGAGTTTATCTGCCAGACCTATTTGCTTTTGACGGTTTAGGTGGATATTTGGGAGCGTTGCTCTTTACAGGCCTTCTTTGTGGGATTGTTATTTGGCTTTCCTACCGATATGAAAATTACCGGAAGCAAAACGGAACTTACACAGGGCACTTCGGTGAGAAAATTCAAGATATGGAAGTGGCAGAGTCTTTGGAAAATCCAGCGGATGAGGCAGGCTGGTATGATCGCTTGTTTGTAAAAGCATGGTCTTTGCGTAAAGCTGCGGTTATTCTTGCCATTCTCTTCACTCTCTTAATGGGAGTGACAAAAGCAGGTTGGGGTGCAAGTACTCCCTACGGTTTATGGTTTGGTCAATTCTTGATGCTGTTTGGTATAGATGCAAGTAGTTTGGCGGAGTTTACCCTGATGCCAGAGGGGGCATTTTCAACACCATTCTTTGAACATCCAATTAGCACACAAAACTTTGGAATCATGTTAGGGACAATTTTCTTCTTATTGACCTCAGGTACCTTTACCAAAGTAGCCAAATCAGAGTTGAAAATTACTCCAAAACAGGCTTTCTTCTTTGCAGTAGGAGGATTGCTGATGGGATTTGGAACGCGGTTGTCTAATGGCTGTAATGTAGGGGCTCTCTTTACTCCGATTGCGAATTATTCTCTGTCGGGATGGATTTTCTTAGTTGTTCTGGTTGCGGGTGGAGTGCTAGGTAATACGGTAGCCAAGAAATTAGAACTCTAA
- a CDS encoding APC family permease has translation MTNARQTLSKLDVISLVVGSVIGWGAFYLPGNKFLPEAGVTNTAIAFLLGAVLIYFIQMGYHVMIENHHERGGEFSYVFAHLGRNHGFLVGWALTFCYLTLIPLNATAVVLVLKQLFNGISFGYLYTIASYPVYLTDLLISTLVILVFYWINLQGVSLSMRLQKILILSLVAIVSVSFVYMLFLGDRQQFAENYLENGRLDSAAILKVLAIIPFLFVGFDIVPQVLTDLGFPHRFATRMTILATIIGMLIYNMLNVITALAYSPSQANQFVWASGSAILEYAGWIGFSALCIALFAAVVGGINGFLVGSSRVLASLATHTLLPTYFAHENQYNIPENALRFVTLVSILMPLLGRSVILYIVDLSSLMAAVTYAYVCYVSSQVAKKRMMKYQSLLGMLVGIAFVILLIFPGSPSQLSLHSFIILGIWTGLGFLYFYFTKNKFNKKEFL, from the coding sequence GTTACGAACACAGCAATTGCTTTCTTATTAGGTGCGGTACTGATTTATTTTATTCAAATGGGGTATCATGTGATGATTGAGAACCATCATGAAAGAGGAGGAGAGTTTTCCTATGTATTTGCTCATTTAGGAAGAAACCATGGTTTTCTAGTAGGTTGGGCATTGACATTTTGTTACCTTACGCTGATTCCATTAAATGCTACTGCAGTAGTGCTCGTTTTAAAGCAGTTATTCAATGGGATTTCGTTTGGTTATCTCTATACAATTGCTTCTTATCCTGTATATCTGACAGATTTGTTGATTTCGACTCTGGTCATCTTAGTATTCTATTGGATCAATTTGCAAGGTGTATCTCTATCCATGCGCTTACAAAAAATATTGATTCTCAGTCTAGTTGCAATCGTATCTGTCAGTTTTGTCTATATGCTCTTTTTGGGAGATAGACAACAATTTGCGGAGAATTACCTAGAGAATGGTCGTCTGGACAGTGCTGCCATTTTGAAGGTACTGGCCATTATTCCATTTCTTTTTGTAGGATTTGATATTGTACCGCAGGTTTTAACGGATCTCGGTTTTCCGCATCGTTTTGCGACAAGGATGACGATTTTAGCAACTATCATTGGAATGCTCATTTACAATATGTTGAATGTTATTACAGCGTTAGCCTACTCTCCAAGTCAGGCAAATCAGTTTGTTTGGGCCTCGGGAAGTGCGATTTTGGAATATGCTGGCTGGATTGGTTTTTCTGCTTTATGTATTGCTCTCTTTGCGGCAGTAGTTGGCGGAATTAATGGATTTTTGGTTGGAAGTAGTCGAGTACTTGCTTCTCTTGCTACCCATACATTACTTCCAACATATTTTGCGCATGAAAATCAATATAACATACCAGAAAATGCTCTTCGCTTCGTCACTCTGGTTAGTATTCTTATGCCTTTGTTGGGAAGAAGCGTCATTTTATATATTGTCGATCTATCCAGTTTGATGGCTGCAGTGACCTATGCATATGTATGTTATGTCAGTAGTCAAGTTGCAAAAAAACGGATGATGAAGTACCAAAGTTTGCTGGGAATGCTAGTGGGAATTGCCTTCGTAATCTTACTCATCTTTCCAGGTTCGCCAAGTCAGTTATCTCTCCACTCATTTATTATACTAGGGATTTGGACAGGTCTAGGATTTCTCTATTTTTATTTCACAAAAAATAAATTCAACAAAAAGGAGTTTTTATGA